In a single window of the Populus alba chromosome 16, ASM523922v2, whole genome shotgun sequence genome:
- the LOC118044965 gene encoding probable aquaporin TIP1-1 has translation MPIRNIAVGHYHETAQPDALKAALAEFISTLIFVFAGEGSGMAFSKLTDGASNTPAGLIAAAIAHAFALFVAVSVGANISGGHVNPAVTFGAFIGGNITLFRGILYWIAQLLGSTVACLLLKFATGGLETSAFALSTGVGVWNAFVLEIVMTFGLVYTVYATAIDPKKGNLGIIAPIAIGFIVGANILVGGAFDGASMNPAVSFGPALVSWSWTNHWVYWAGPLIGGGLAGLIYELFFIGYGTHEQLPTTDY, from the exons ATGCCGATCAGGAACATTGCCGTGGGCCACTACCATGAGACAGCTCAGCCCGATGCCTTGAAGGCAGCCTTGGCTGAGTTCATCTCCACCCTTATTTTTGTCTTTGCCGGTGAAGGGTCCGGCATGGCCTTCAGCAAACTCACCGACGGAGCTTCCAACACACCCGCTGGACTCATAGCTGCAGCTATAGCCCATGCTTTCGCTCTTTTTGTTGCTGTTTCTGTTGGTGCCAACATCTCCGGTGGCCATGTCAACCCCGCTGTCACCTTCGGTGCTTTCATTGGTGGCAACATCACCCTGTTCCGTGGCATCCTTTACTGGATTGCTCAGCTCCTTGGCTCCACtgttgcttgcttgcttcttAAATTCGCCACTGGTGGCTTG GAAACCTCTGCTTTCGCTCTGTCGACTGGAGTTGGTGTATGGAACGCCTTCGTTCTTGAGATCGTGATGACCTTTGGACTTGTATACACTGTATATGCCACAGCAATTGATCCAAAGAAGGGCAATTTGGGAATCATAGCCCCGATTGCAATTGGTTTCATTGTGGGTGCTAACATTCTAGTCGGAGGTGCCTTTGATGGAGCCTCAATGAACCCAGCTGTTTCATTCGGCCCTGCTTTGGTGAGCTGGAGCTGGACCAATCACTGGGTCTACTGGGCCGGACCACTGATCGGCGGTGGACTTGCAGGGCTCATTTACGAGCTGTTCTTCATCGGCTATGGCACCCACGAGCAGTTGCCGACTACTGACTACTAA
- the LOC118044959 gene encoding LOW QUALITY PROTEIN: serine/threonine protein phosphatase 2A 57 kDa regulatory subunit B' beta isoform-like (The sequence of the model RefSeq protein was modified relative to this genomic sequence to represent the inferred CDS: substituted 1 base at 1 genomic stop codon) has translation MLRKIMKGGHRKPSKSDGNDFGFGAPRNSGSGPANNVVVNHSSRAAPGPPSPHTGSAIAAPPPMNTVEPLPLFRDVPVSERQNLFLRKLXVCCFQFDFTDTLKSVREKEIKRQTLLELVDFIQSGSGKITDNCQEEMIKMVSANIFQCLPPASHENTGQVSADPEEEEPYLEPSWPHLQLVYELLLRYVVASDTDTKVAKRYIDHSFVLKLLDLFDSEDPREREYLKTILHRIYGKFMVHRPFIRKAINNIFYRFVYETERHNGIGELLEILGSIINGFALPMKEEHKLFLVRALIPLHKPKPISVYHQQLSYCITQFVEKDYKLADTVIRGLLRYWPVTNCQKEVLFLGELEEVLEATQSAEFQRSMVPLFRQIARCLTSSHFQVAERALFLWNNEHIVSLTAQNRSVVLPIIFEALEKNIHGHWNQAVHGLTVHVRKMFLEMDTELFEECQRQHAEKKSRARDVEEQRELTWKRLADVAAQRGGEDMITV, from the exons ATGTTGAGGAAAATCATGAAAGGAGGGCATCGTAAGCCCTCCAAATCGGACGGTAATGATTTTGGCTTCGGGGCTCCCCGAAACTCCGGCTCTGGTCCTGCAAACAATGTGGTTGTTAACCATTCGTCACGGGCTGCCCCTGGACCACCAAGCCCACACACTGGGTCGGCAATTGCTGCTCCTCCGCCAATGAACACAGTGGAGCCTCTCCCTTTGTTCCGGGATGTGCCGGTTTCAGAACGTCAGAACCTCTTCTTACGGAAACTCTAGGTATGCTGCTTCCAATTTGACTTTACTGATACCTTAAAATCGGTCCGAGAGAAGGAAATCAAGAGGCAAACTTTATTGGAACTTGTGGATTTTATTCAATCTGGCTCTGGAAAGATTACGGACAATTGTCAAGAGGAAATGATAAAAATGGTTTCAGCGAATATATTCCAGTGCTTGCCTCCGGCATCACATGAGAATACAGGGCAAGTATCCGCTGATCCTGAAGAGGAGGAGCCTTATTTGGAACCATCTTGGCCTCATTTGCAGCTTGTCTACGAGCTTCTCTTAAGATATGTTGTGGCGTCGGATACAGATACCAAGGTTGCCAAGAGGTATATCGATCATTCGTTTGTGTTGAAAttgcttgatttgtttgattcTGAGGACCCAAGAGAGAGGGAGTATTTAAAAACTATTCTTCATAGGATTTATGGCAAGTTCATGGTGCATCGCCCATTTATtaggaaggctataaataatattttctatcgGTTTGTTTATGAGACTGAGAGGCACAATGGGATTGGGGAATTGTTGGAGATTCTAGGGAGCATTATAAATGGGTTTGCACTGCCGATGAAGGAGGAACACAAGTTGTTCCTTGTAAGGGCGCTTATACCGTTGCATAAACCAAAGCCGATATCTGTGTACCACCAGCAGCTGTCTTATTGTATCACTCAATTTGTTGAAAAGGATTACAAGCTGGCTGATACGGTTATTAGGGGTTTGTTGAGGTATTGGCCAGTGACTAACTGTCAAAAGGAAGTTCTCTTCCTTGGAGAACTTGAAGAAGTGCTGGAGGCAACACAGTCTGCAGAGTTTCAGCGCTCTATGGTCCCTCTTTTCAGACAGATTGCTCGATGCCTTACCAGCTCCCATTTTCAG GTTGCTGAACGAGCTCTGTTTTTGTGGAATAATGAGCACATTGTGAGTTTAACCGCCCAAAACCGAAGTGTTGTATTACCAATCATTTTTGAGGCATTGGAAAAGAATATCCACGGTCACTGGAACCAGGCAGTTCATGGGCTGACTGTTCACGTTCGGAAAATGTTCTTGGAAATGGATACCGAGTTGTTTGAAGAGTGTCAGAGGCAGCATGCAGAGAAAAAATCCAGGGCCAGAGATGTGGAAGAGCAGCGAGAATTGACATGGAAGAGACTGGCCGATGTGGCAGCACAGAGAGGGGGTGAGGATATGATCACTGTTTAA